In Wolbachia endosymbiont of Spodoptera picta, a single window of DNA contains:
- the rpmI gene encoding 50S ribosomal protein L35, with protein MTKIKLKTKSSVKKRFHLTAKGKVISTQSGKRHGMVKRSKSNIRNQRGTTILNKSDSRIVKLYMPYGI; from the coding sequence ATGACGAAAATAAAATTAAAAACCAAATCTTCTGTCAAAAAGCGCTTTCACCTTACAGCTAAGGGTAAAGTCATCTCTACTCAGTCAGGTAAGAGACATGGCATGGTAAAGAGAAGTAAATCTAATATTCGTAATCAACGCGGTACAACGATTCTCAATAAATCTGACTCGCGTATAGTTAAACTTTATATGCCTTATGGTATTTAA
- a CDS encoding PAS domain-containing protein produces MENYAGKERRIVNIVTQHWSDIKGSDREWPERHEIDTAEIMESWQHCFIIEVKDRGYICENAGEKAIEFYGFEKKMYIDDKYAIDAPFLRLYKIDAVIDKLETVIESKCSINEEEESESVKIRQVLLPIGNEEGITHILGVITFKLL; encoded by the coding sequence ATGGAAAATTATGCAGGCAAAGAAAGAAGAATAGTGAATATAGTTACTCAACATTGGAGTGATATAAAAGGATCAGATAGAGAATGGCCAGAAAGACATGAAATAGACACTGCAGAAATCATGGAGTCATGGCAGCATTGTTTTATCATTGAAGTTAAAGATCGAGGTTATATTTGTGAAAATGCAGGAGAAAAAGCTATTGAATTCTATGGTTTTGAAAAAAAGATGTACATCGATGATAAGTATGCAATTGATGCACCATTTTTGCGGTTATATAAAATAGATGCAGTTATTGATAAACTTGAGACTGTAATAGAGAGTAAATGCTCAATTAACGAAGAGGAAGAAAGTGAAAGTGTTAAAATAAGGCAAGTATTGCTACCAATTGGGAATGAAGAAGGTATAACACATATACTGGGTGTGATTACATTCAAGCTGCTTTAA
- the alaS gene encoding alanine--tRNA ligase → MKLNEIRERFIKFFVNNNHEQVPSSPLIPENDPTLMFTNAGMVQFKNIFTGTQKTEMKRAVSSQKCLRAGGKHNDLENVGYTSRHHTFFEMLGNFSFGDYFKETAIEFAWKFITEELSLDKNRLSITVYHTDDEAYEIWRKISGFSDDKIIRITTDDNFWSMGNTGPCGPCSEIFYDHANQDLHEDDRIVEIWNLVFMEFNKDEEGNLQKLPKKCIDTGMGLERIAAVMQNVHDNYDIDLFSALVSKSQEYCGNTENKVAHKIIADHLRAAAFLIAEGVLPGNEGRNYVLRRLIRRAVRYIHLLGYNDSLLNLVFPALIDGTSLAYMGDAYPELIRAKSLIETTLKSEEENFKDTLMKGINLLDKFTADLKSGDTLSGKSAFKLYDTYGFPLDITLDILKERKINFDQKGFDNAMKEQKERARANWTGSGEKSVEQVWFNLIDQFGKTEFVGYERDEVKDATVLAIISSKNEVIDSAKEGEKITIILDKTPFYGESGGQVGDIGNLIQSDGSMVTVENTNKINDLYLHRCVGSICKGNTVTASINKKRRQDLRRNHSATHLLHFALRKILGDHVTQKGSLVAPNRLRFDFSHNKPVTQDQLSSVEDIVNSLIRENLSTSTKVQGMDEAIDEGAMALFGEKYGDNVRVVKIGDSKELCGGTHVERTGEIGLFKIAAECSVASRVRRIEALTGQEAINYVRNNEISLKKVAECVKAPVNEIISRLSILSQERKEFEVKIKNLYKKLISVETVKSTEINGINFVSHTFNNVPGSIIREFALQQQKPKTVIAFMVTEKDKTVLIVKVSKDLTNKINAKELVSTVTRRDCGGNAELAQTGCDNNKIDDAITAIHSKITACKN, encoded by the coding sequence ATGAAGCTAAACGAAATTAGAGAAAGATTTATAAAATTTTTTGTAAATAATAATCATGAGCAAGTTCCTTCTTCTCCTTTGATTCCAGAGAACGATCCAACACTCATGTTTACAAATGCTGGTATGGTACAGTTCAAAAACATCTTTACCGGCACGCAAAAAACTGAAATGAAACGTGCCGTCTCAAGTCAAAAGTGTCTCAGAGCAGGTGGTAAACACAATGATCTTGAAAATGTTGGCTATACATCTCGGCATCACACATTTTTTGAAATGCTCGGAAATTTTAGCTTTGGTGATTACTTTAAAGAAACTGCGATAGAATTTGCGTGGAAATTTATTACTGAAGAATTGTCTCTTGATAAAAACAGACTATCCATAACTGTTTACCACACTGATGATGAAGCATATGAAATTTGGCGTAAGATAAGTGGCTTTTCAGATGATAAAATCATAAGAATTACAACAGATGATAACTTTTGGAGCATGGGCAATACTGGTCCATGTGGCCCATGTTCTGAAATCTTTTACGATCATGCAAATCAGGATTTGCATGAAGACGACAGAATTGTTGAAATTTGGAACCTGGTGTTCATGGAATTTAATAAAGATGAAGAAGGTAATTTACAAAAATTACCAAAAAAATGCATCGATACCGGAATGGGCCTTGAAAGAATAGCAGCTGTTATGCAGAACGTTCATGATAACTATGATATTGACTTATTTTCTGCTCTGGTAAGTAAATCGCAAGAGTACTGTGGAAATACGGAAAATAAAGTAGCTCATAAGATTATCGCAGATCACCTTCGTGCAGCTGCATTTCTCATCGCAGAAGGAGTGCTTCCTGGAAATGAAGGAAGAAATTATGTACTACGCAGATTGATCAGGAGAGCAGTACGTTATATCCACCTACTTGGATATAATGATTCTCTATTGAACCTTGTTTTTCCTGCACTCATAGATGGCACAAGTTTGGCTTATATGGGAGATGCTTATCCAGAGCTAATCAGAGCTAAAAGCTTAATAGAAACAACGTTAAAATCAGAGGAAGAAAACTTTAAAGACACTTTAATGAAAGGCATTAATCTCTTGGACAAATTCACTGCAGATTTAAAATCAGGTGACACTCTATCTGGAAAATCAGCATTCAAACTATATGACACTTATGGATTTCCTTTGGATATCACACTTGATATTTTGAAAGAAAGAAAAATAAATTTTGACCAAAAAGGTTTTGATAATGCAATGAAAGAGCAAAAAGAAAGAGCACGTGCTAATTGGACTGGATCTGGTGAAAAGTCTGTTGAACAAGTATGGTTTAATTTAATCGATCAGTTTGGCAAAACGGAATTTGTTGGTTATGAACGTGATGAAGTAAAAGATGCAACAGTACTCGCAATAATTTCCTCTAAAAATGAAGTAATTGATTCTGCAAAAGAAGGAGAAAAGATAACTATTATACTTGATAAAACACCTTTTTATGGAGAGTCAGGTGGACAAGTGGGAGATATTGGAAATCTTATACAGTCTGATGGAAGTATGGTAACAGTCGAAAATACCAACAAGATTAATGACTTGTATTTGCACAGGTGCGTTGGCTCAATTTGTAAAGGTAACACAGTTACAGCTAGTATTAACAAAAAAAGAAGACAAGACTTAAGAAGAAATCATTCAGCTACACATCTTCTACACTTTGCACTCAGAAAAATCTTAGGTGATCACGTTACTCAAAAAGGTTCTCTAGTCGCACCAAATAGACTAAGATTTGACTTTAGTCACAATAAGCCAGTCACTCAGGATCAGCTGTCTTCAGTAGAAGATATAGTAAACTCTCTAATCAGAGAAAATCTTTCTACGTCCACAAAAGTTCAAGGTATGGATGAGGCAATAGACGAAGGAGCGATGGCCTTATTTGGTGAAAAATATGGTGATAATGTTAGGGTTGTAAAAATTGGAGATTCAAAAGAATTATGTGGTGGTACACACGTGGAGCGTACCGGAGAAATTGGTTTGTTTAAGATAGCAGCAGAATGTTCCGTTGCATCTCGAGTAAGAAGAATTGAAGCTTTAACCGGTCAAGAAGCAATTAATTATGTACGCAATAACGAAATTAGCTTAAAAAAAGTTGCAGAATGCGTAAAAGCACCAGTAAATGAAATAATAAGTCGACTCAGTATTTTAAGCCAGGAGCGCAAAGAATTTGAAGTCAAAATAAAAAATCTTTATAAAAAGCTTATCAGTGTAGAAACTGTAAAAAGTACCGAAATAAATGGAATAAATTTCGTAAGCCACACTTTCAATAACGTTCCAGGAAGTATAATAAGGGAATTTGCTCTACAGCAACAAAAACCGAAAACTGTAATAGCTTTCATGGTAACAGAAAAAGATAAAACAGTTTTGATTGTCAAAGTAAGTAAAGATTTAACTAATAAGATCAATGCAAAAGAGCTAGTATCTACTGTAACCAGAAGGGATTGCGGTGGAAATGCCGAACTTGCCCAAACAGGCTGTGATAACAATAAAATAGATGATGCCATTACAGCAATCCATAGCAAAATAACAGCTTGCAAAAACTAA
- the gpmI gene encoding 2,3-bisphosphoglycerate-independent phosphoglycerate mutase translates to MNFKSVVLCILDGWGNGIENSKYNAISNANLPCWQYISSNYPKCSLSACGTDVGLPDGQIGNSEVGHMNIGSGRVVMQSLQRINQEIETIENNANLQNFINDLKSKNGICHIMGLISDGGVHSHQKHISSLANKISQRGIKVVIHAFLDGRDTFPNSGKRCIQEFTESIKDNDIKIATVSGRYYAMDRDSRWERTIEAYEAIAFAKAPRYDDAVSLIDENYQNNITDEFIRPAVIGDYQGIKPEDGLLLANFRADRMIQLASICLGKAGYTEVAKFSSILSMMQYKADLKIPYLFPPESFANTLGQIIEDNKLRQLRIAETEKYAHVTFFFNCGREEPFSGEERILIPSPKVKTYDLQPKMSAFELTEELVKKIHSQEFALIVANYANPDMVGHTGNIKTAEKAVLAVDDCLAKVLSAAEEVGNTALIITADHGNVECMFDEENNTPHTAHTLNKVPFIISCNNLKLRDGKLSDIAPTILQLLGLKKPNEMTGSSLIV, encoded by the coding sequence ATGAACTTTAAATCAGTCGTTTTATGTATATTAGATGGCTGGGGTAATGGAATAGAAAATAGTAAATACAACGCTATTAGCAATGCAAATCTCCCTTGCTGGCAATATATTAGCTCTAATTATCCAAAATGCAGTCTATCTGCCTGTGGCACTGATGTTGGATTACCAGATGGTCAAATAGGCAATTCAGAAGTTGGCCATATGAATATTGGCAGTGGTAGAGTGGTAATGCAAAGCCTTCAGCGTATTAATCAAGAAATCGAAACGATAGAAAATAATGCAAATCTACAGAATTTTATTAATGATCTAAAAAGTAAGAATGGCATATGCCATATAATGGGATTGATATCAGATGGCGGTGTTCATTCGCATCAAAAGCACATTTCATCTTTAGCAAACAAAATATCACAGCGCGGAATTAAAGTTGTAATACACGCATTTTTAGATGGCAGAGACACATTTCCAAATTCAGGGAAAAGATGCATTCAAGAATTTACAGAGAGTATAAAAGACAATGATATAAAAATTGCCACTGTCTCTGGACGTTATTATGCTATGGACCGTGATAGTAGGTGGGAAAGAACAATTGAAGCTTATGAAGCCATCGCATTTGCAAAGGCGCCTCGTTATGATGATGCAGTATCGCTTATTGATGAAAATTATCAAAATAATATAACCGATGAATTTATCAGGCCCGCAGTAATAGGCGATTATCAAGGTATAAAACCAGAAGATGGATTGCTATTGGCTAACTTTCGTGCTGATCGAATGATACAATTGGCAAGTATTTGTCTTGGTAAAGCAGGCTATACTGAAGTGGCAAAATTCTCTTCAATTTTAAGTATGATGCAATATAAAGCGGACTTAAAAATCCCTTATCTCTTTCCTCCTGAATCTTTTGCCAACACTTTGGGACAGATAATAGAAGACAATAAATTACGGCAACTGCGCATTGCAGAAACTGAGAAATATGCTCATGTGACTTTCTTTTTTAATTGTGGAAGAGAAGAACCTTTTTCTGGTGAAGAAAGAATACTAATTCCTTCACCAAAAGTTAAAACTTATGATTTGCAGCCTAAAATGTCAGCCTTTGAGCTCACAGAAGAACTTGTAAAAAAAATTCATTCTCAAGAATTTGCGCTGATAGTTGCAAACTATGCTAATCCTGATATGGTGGGACACACAGGTAATATAAAAACAGCTGAGAAAGCAGTACTCGCTGTAGACGATTGCCTTGCAAAAGTGCTAAGTGCTGCTGAAGAAGTTGGTAACACCGCACTCATTATTACAGCAGACCATGGCAATGTAGAATGTATGTTCGATGAAGAAAATAACACACCTCATACAGCACACACTCTAAACAAAGTTCCATTCATTATATCTTGTAACAATCTAAAACTAAGAGATGGAAAATTATCTGATATTGCCCCCACTATTTTACAGCTACTTGGGCTCAAAAAGCCAAATGAAATGACAGGTAGTTCGTTGATTGTATAA
- a CDS encoding NAD kinase encodes MYKYKNVGYIASSLPKSQEVSKLLQKLNFINIAEAGKHEVDLLIVVGGDGFMLRTLHNHVIGNKDIHVYGINTGNVGFLMNKCFKDLIDHIEHAVPTQLTLLKMEATDISGKKHHYIAVNEVYVFRNANQIVEMNITINDKLKVEKFRGDGIILSTPTGSTAYNFSAGGPILPLNSNLLALTSINSYYPRRWNGALISNDTIVQIDINDVKNRPALVVSDYKEFHDISQVKIQKDHENTVTLLFDKDCPLNERIFDQQFLY; translated from the coding sequence ATGTATAAATATAAAAATGTAGGCTATATTGCTTCTTCGCTACCCAAGTCTCAGGAAGTATCTAAACTACTACAGAAACTCAATTTTATCAATATAGCAGAAGCAGGTAAGCATGAAGTTGATCTGCTGATAGTTGTTGGTGGCGATGGTTTTATGCTACGCACCCTACACAACCACGTCATAGGAAATAAAGATATACATGTGTATGGAATAAATACCGGTAATGTCGGGTTTTTAATGAATAAATGTTTTAAAGATCTAATTGATCATATAGAACATGCAGTTCCTACTCAGCTAACTTTACTAAAAATGGAAGCCACAGACATAAGTGGCAAAAAACACCATTACATCGCAGTAAATGAAGTGTATGTCTTTAGAAATGCAAATCAAATAGTGGAGATGAATATTACCATTAATGATAAGCTAAAAGTAGAAAAATTCAGAGGAGATGGAATTATATTGTCTACCCCAACAGGTAGCACTGCATATAACTTCTCTGCCGGTGGGCCAATCTTACCACTTAATTCAAATTTACTTGCACTGACTTCCATTAATAGCTACTACCCAAGGCGTTGGAATGGAGCGCTAATCTCAAATGATACAATAGTGCAAATTGATATCAATGATGTGAAAAATCGTCCAGCACTTGTAGTATCAGATTACAAGGAATTTCACGACATATCGCAGGTAAAAATACAGAAAGATCACGAAAATACAGTCACTCTACTTTTTGACAAAGATTGCCCTTTGAATGAAAGGATCTTTGATCAGCAGTTCTTATACTAA
- the purH gene encoding bifunctional phosphoribosylaminoimidazolecarboxamide formyltransferase/IMP cyclohydrolase, whose amino-acid sequence MKIKRALISVYDKTNIIELASFLMQQQIEILSTGNTYKVLSDAGIKTQEVSDYTQFPEILDGRVKTLHPKIHGGILCDRKRHEKEMQNLEIKPIDLLITNLYPFWKTVNSNSSEKQIIEQIDIGGVALIRATAKNFHFTSVISSIQDYETLKAEMIKNNNQTTLEYRKHLATKAFALTAQYDSNIYNWFLSQGKSNELPEFFTLYGCKAQGLRYGENPHQKAAFYSNQFSKYPLEKIHGKELSYNNIVDIESSLNIISEFQEPAAVIIKHNNPCGAAVSDSALKAYEKALSCDEISSFGGIVAFNREIDLKLAEKLNEIFLEVVIAPSVNNEALKILQKKKNLRVIIHQSLQQNAKYQIKNVVGGFLVQENNNHTVKVEEINRVTECTTTKKEKEDLIFAWKICKHVKSNAIVIAKDGCAIGIGAGQTSRIDSVNIAVKKAGEKCKGAALASDAFFPFPDSIVESAKHGITAIIQPGGSLKDQDVIAAANENKIAMFFTDVRNFLH is encoded by the coding sequence ATGAAAATTAAAAGAGCTTTAATATCAGTATACGATAAGACAAATATAATTGAACTTGCATCGTTTTTGATGCAGCAACAAATAGAAATTCTCTCAACAGGGAATACTTATAAAGTGCTATCAGATGCGGGAATAAAAACGCAAGAAGTTTCAGATTACACACAATTTCCAGAAATACTAGATGGCAGAGTGAAAACTTTACATCCTAAAATTCATGGAGGAATACTCTGTGATCGAAAAAGGCACGAAAAGGAAATGCAGAATCTAGAAATTAAGCCGATAGATCTGCTTATAACTAACTTATATCCATTTTGGAAAACGGTTAATAGCAACTCAAGTGAGAAGCAAATCATAGAACAAATAGATATAGGTGGAGTAGCATTAATTAGAGCTACAGCAAAAAACTTTCATTTCACTTCAGTGATTTCTAGCATTCAAGATTACGAAACACTGAAAGCTGAGATGATCAAAAATAACAATCAGACAACATTAGAATATAGAAAACATCTAGCAACTAAAGCATTTGCTCTGACTGCACAGTATGATTCTAATATTTACAATTGGTTTTTATCACAGGGTAAAAGCAATGAGTTACCAGAGTTTTTTACTTTATATGGATGTAAAGCACAAGGACTCAGGTATGGTGAAAATCCTCATCAAAAAGCTGCATTTTATAGCAATCAATTTAGCAAGTATCCACTGGAGAAAATACATGGAAAAGAGTTGAGCTACAATAATATAGTCGACATAGAGTCTTCACTTAACATAATTTCTGAGTTTCAAGAACCTGCAGCAGTGATAATAAAGCACAATAATCCATGTGGCGCTGCTGTTAGTGATAGTGCTTTAAAAGCATATGAAAAAGCTCTATCATGTGATGAAATAAGCAGTTTTGGTGGAATAGTTGCTTTCAATCGGGAGATAGATTTAAAGCTAGCAGAGAAATTAAACGAGATATTTTTGGAAGTGGTGATAGCACCATCGGTAAACAATGAGGCACTAAAAATTTTACAAAAAAAGAAAAATTTAAGAGTGATTATTCATCAATCTCTTCAGCAAAATGCAAAATATCAAATCAAAAATGTTGTTGGCGGGTTCTTAGTGCAAGAAAATAATAACCATACAGTAAAAGTAGAAGAAATAAACCGAGTGACAGAATGCACTACAACAAAAAAAGAGAAGGAAGATCTTATTTTTGCTTGGAAAATATGTAAACATGTAAAATCCAATGCAATAGTGATAGCAAAAGACGGTTGTGCTATTGGCATCGGTGCAGGACAAACAAGCAGAATAGATAGTGTGAATATTGCAGTAAAAAAAGCAGGTGAAAAATGTAAAGGCGCAGCGCTTGCTTCAGATGCATTTTTTCCATTTCCAGATAGTATAGTAGAGAGTGCAAAGCATGGAATTACAGCTATAATTCAGCCAGGTGGCTCATTGAAAGATCAAGACGTGATAGCAGCTGCAAATGAGAATAAAATTGCCATGTTTTTCACTGATGTTCGTAACTTTCTCCATTAA
- the rpmE gene encoding 50S ribosomal protein L31: MAEIDYHKVTIVMTDGQEFETYSTYGKEGQKIKLDRDPLTHPAWTGSLTSGSGEKDSKIAKFNDKYGSLF; this comes from the coding sequence ATGGCAGAAATCGATTATCACAAAGTTACTATAGTTATGACAGATGGTCAAGAGTTTGAAACTTATTCCACTTATGGAAAAGAAGGTCAAAAAATAAAGCTTGATAGAGATCCTCTTACTCATCCTGCATGGACTGGAAGTTTGACAAGCGGTTCAGGGGAGAAGGATAGTAAAATAGCTAAGTTTAATGATAAATACGGGAGTCTTTTTTAG
- the rplT gene encoding 50S ribosomal protein L20 has protein sequence MARIKRGVATHARHKKVLKLAKGYRGRAKNCYRIALQRVEKALQYAYRDRRNRKRDFRGLWIIRINAAAREHGLTYGRFMYGLKLVGVDLNRKILAEMAVNHKDDFAKLIETVNIKLAENS, from the coding sequence ATGGCTCGGATAAAGCGTGGAGTCGCTACTCATGCTCGTCATAAAAAGGTATTAAAATTAGCAAAGGGTTATAGAGGACGGGCAAAGAATTGTTATAGAATTGCATTACAAAGGGTTGAAAAAGCACTACAGTATGCTTATAGAGACAGAAGAAATCGCAAGCGTGATTTTCGTGGTTTGTGGATAATACGTATTAATGCAGCGGCAAGAGAACATGGACTTACTTATGGTAGGTTTATGTATGGTCTTAAACTTGTTGGAGTTGATTTGAATAGAAAAATTCTTGCTGAGATGGCTGTTAATCATAAGGATGATTTTGCTAAATTAATAGAAACTGTAAATATTAAGTTAGCAGAAAATTCCTAA
- the fmt gene encoding methionyl-tRNA formyltransferase, with protein sequence MRIIFMGSPGFAVGALNLLLKLQSEIVAVYTKAPKPSGRGQRLTKSPVHIVAEKSDIEVCTPTSLKSSIEQEKFGNFKPDVAVVAAYGLILPKEILNIPKYGCINIHPSLLPRWRGAAPIQHTILAGDQETGVSIMQLDEGLDSGPILKQKKFLIEKSDNYKTLYDKLSELGSDLLLKVLNEIEKQVPLKQSDNDACYADKVKDYKIYASDACEIAYRKVKAFYPKAFIKVENKRIKILDAEFEAFTSGQGEIINDNMHISLKGGTLIPKVVQMEGRNPCDIKDFVRGLKSSLTKKFIE encoded by the coding sequence ATGAGAATTATTTTCATGGGGTCACCGGGGTTTGCTGTTGGTGCGTTAAACTTACTATTGAAATTACAGAGTGAAATAGTAGCAGTATATACTAAAGCTCCAAAGCCTTCTGGACGTGGGCAGAGGTTAACAAAATCGCCAGTACACATCGTTGCTGAAAAAAGTGACATAGAGGTATGTACTCCTACCTCTTTAAAATCTTCGATAGAGCAAGAAAAGTTTGGAAATTTTAAGCCAGACGTTGCAGTTGTTGCTGCGTATGGATTGATACTTCCAAAAGAAATTTTAAATATTCCCAAATATGGTTGTATTAATATTCATCCATCATTGCTGCCTAGGTGGCGCGGTGCAGCTCCGATACAGCACACAATTTTAGCCGGAGATCAAGAAACCGGAGTTAGCATTATGCAGCTAGATGAAGGATTAGATTCTGGCCCTATTTTAAAACAGAAAAAATTTCTTATTGAAAAAAGCGATAATTATAAGACGTTGTATGATAAATTGTCTGAATTAGGTAGTGATTTACTGCTGAAAGTACTAAACGAAATTGAAAAGCAAGTTCCCTTAAAACAGAGCGATAACGATGCGTGCTATGCTGACAAAGTAAAAGACTATAAAATTTACGCAAGTGACGCCTGTGAAATTGCTTATAGAAAGGTTAAAGCATTTTATCCAAAAGCATTCATTAAGGTAGAGAATAAACGTATCAAGATACTTGATGCTGAATTTGAAGCCTTCACTTCAGGACAAGGTGAGATCATTAATGATAATATGCATATAAGTTTAAAAGGTGGTACTTTAATTCCTAAAGTTGTACAAATGGAAGGAAGAAATCCTTGCGATATTAAAGATTTTGTTCGTGGCTTAAAATCAAGTTTAACAAAAAAATTTATAGAATAG
- the fabD gene encoding ACP S-malonyltransferase has protein sequence MIFAFPGQGSQFVGMGKSLYDEFSVARNVFDEVDDRLGRKLSHLIFNGPIEKLTITENAQPAIMAVSIATLRVMKHVFGESLYSVQYVCGHSVGEYTALCAAGALTLESAVKLLKVRSEAMHEASLKCKGGMFALLGAEISEVEGILKSAQIDCEIANDNGGGQVVVSGTAEALEVLPDLFKNSSVKKMIKLQVSGPFHSSFMKPADEKLLEFLKSINITRPSIPFVSNVTVKEESDPEIIRALLAKQVVSRVRWREMVLYMTSHGTNKFVEVGPNKVLSNLVKRIDQSISVKNIDSIGDINSFFDESLVLTAKNLKVGLS, from the coding sequence ATGATTTTTGCTTTTCCTGGTCAGGGCTCCCAATTTGTAGGAATGGGAAAGAGCTTATATGATGAATTTTCAGTTGCAAGGAACGTATTTGATGAAGTAGATGACAGATTGGGTAGAAAGCTGTCTCATTTGATTTTCAATGGCCCTATTGAGAAATTAACCATCACGGAAAACGCTCAGCCAGCTATAATGGCAGTGTCAATTGCAACGCTACGTGTTATGAAGCACGTATTTGGTGAATCTCTTTACAGCGTTCAGTATGTTTGTGGGCATTCAGTTGGCGAGTATACAGCGCTGTGTGCTGCAGGGGCATTGACGCTTGAGTCTGCAGTCAAATTGCTAAAAGTTCGTAGCGAAGCAATGCATGAAGCTTCACTAAAATGCAAAGGTGGAATGTTTGCTCTACTTGGAGCAGAAATAAGTGAAGTAGAAGGTATATTAAAATCAGCTCAAATTGATTGTGAAATTGCAAACGATAATGGTGGTGGGCAGGTAGTGGTGAGTGGTACTGCAGAGGCTCTTGAGGTCTTACCTGATTTATTCAAAAACTCAAGTGTCAAGAAAATGATAAAATTACAAGTTAGTGGGCCTTTTCACTCATCTTTTATGAAACCTGCTGATGAAAAACTTCTGGAATTTTTAAAAAGCATCAACATAACTCGCCCTTCGATTCCTTTTGTATCAAACGTTACAGTTAAGGAAGAAAGTGATCCAGAGATCATAAGAGCTTTGCTCGCTAAGCAAGTTGTAAGTAGAGTAAGATGGAGAGAGATGGTTTTATATATGACAAGCCATGGCACTAATAAGTTTGTTGAAGTTGGCCCTAACAAAGTTTTATCTAATCTAGTTAAAAGAATTGACCAATCTATCAGTGTGAAAAATATAGATAGTATTGGTGATATTAATAGCTTCTTTGATGAATCATTAGTACTAACAGCGAAAAATTTAAAAGTTGGGTTAAGTTAA
- a CDS encoding leucine-rich repeat domain-containing protein, with translation MSYSQYIKDNTLATSGAIINVDRLVNFLKSNTKITRLILRCSKINYEVIKELAQLSHLTSLDLSCSYVGTEGAKILASGNLINLTSLDLGGNEIGDEGVEALASGNLTSLTELKLYDNKIGDRGAKALASGNLTNLTLLSLGWNEISEKGAEALASGNLINLITLKVYDNSINYRGSQTLASGNLVHLTSIIFNYCYIDSTFPKNVLPSLQSRCNRRKIGEESGSKLSEVQASLHFESKGFKAI, from the coding sequence ATGAGTTATAGCCAATATATAAAGGATAATACTTTAGCAACATCAGGTGCTATAATTAATGTTGATAGATTAGTAAACTTTTTAAAAAGCAATACAAAGATTACAAGACTTATTTTACGATGTTCAAAAATTAATTATGAGGTTATAAAAGAATTAGCTCAGCTTTCTCATCTTACTTCACTTGATCTAAGTTGCAGTTATGTTGGTACAGAAGGTGCAAAGATTTTAGCAAGCGGGAATCTTATAAATCTTACTTCGCTTGATTTAGGAGGAAACGAAATTGGTGATGAAGGTGTAGAGGCTTTAGCAAGTGGAAATCTTACAAGTCTTACTGAGCTTAAATTATATGATAATAAAATTGGCGATAGGGGGGCAAAAGCTTTAGCGAGTGGAAATCTTACAAATCTTACGTTGCTTAGTTTAGGATGGAATGAAATCAGTGAAAAAGGTGCAGAGGCTTTAGCGAGTGGGAATCTTATAAATCTTATTACACTTAAAGTATATGATAACAGCATTAATTACAGAGGTTCACAGACTTTGGCGAGTGGAAATTTGGTGCATCTTACTTCAATTATTTTTAATTATTGTTATATTGATAGCACGTTCCCTAAAAATGTCCTGCCTTCACTGCAAAGTAGGTGTAATAGAAGAAAAATAGGGGAAGAATCAGGTAGTAAGCTAAGTGAGGTACAGGCATCTTTGCATTTTGAAAGTAAAGGTTTTAAAGCTATATAA